In the genome of Conger conger chromosome 8, fConCon1.1, whole genome shotgun sequence, one region contains:
- the lrrc17 gene encoding leucine-rich repeat-containing protein 17 isoform X1: MRVIALMVLLALGSAEPRKARPEGRRGRGRGSRRAGTVKRFAGECKEYTEAGDKYLDCQDKELTAVITGWPEDTVHLLLARNKMQVLRADTFAHFRGLKSLDLQQNQIDKIEEGAFNGLSKLTTLLLQHNRLQVLTEEVLIPLPRLKHLRLYDNPWSCHCHLDSLVRHLQVPGNRNLGNYAKCAEPVNLLGQKLKRMKVELLCPEENDLKPEEIPQGPITGVKPPDATTSCRTYMFPKPLLDCRNQDLKNVPADLPSDIVKMDLSKNSIKQLRAKEFVAAKDLKLLNLSSNNLDRIDTAAFSGLLYLRELDLSNNSLRFFQYGVLEDLYFIRKLELGDNPWICDYNIHYLIYWLKHHTNVEYSGLKCSSPPKYSGWQVEEYVKTYNAECPEDLLLGYSENGQELAVETEEEEMELPRPLTTFKKFEITSRVA; this comes from the exons ATGCGGGTGATCGCTCTGATGGTCCTCCTGGCCCTCGGTTCGGCCGAGCCCCGGAAGGCCAGGCCCGAGGGCaggcggggccgggggaggggtAGCAGGAGGGCGGGCACCGTCAAGCGCTTCGCCGGCGAGTGCAAGGAGTATACCGAGGCGGGGGACAAGTACCTGGACTGCCAGGACAAAGAGCTGACCGCTGTGATCACGGGCTGGCCGGAGGACACCGTGCACCTGCTGCTGGCCCGGAACAAGATGCAGGTGCTGCGGGCCGACACCTTCGCCCACTTCAGGGGCCTCAAGAGCCTGGACCTGCAGCAGAACCAGATCGACAAGATCGAGGAGGGCGCCTTCAACGGCCTCAGCAAACTGAccaccctgctgctgcagcacAACCGCCTGCAGGTGCTGACCGAGGAGGTCCTCATCCCGCTGCCGCGCCTGAAGCACCTGCGCCTGTACGACAACCCCTGGAGCTGCCACTGCCACCTCGACAGCCTGGTGCGCCACCTGCAGGTGCCGGGCAACCGCAACCTGGGCAACTACGCCAAGTGCGCCGAGCCCGTCAACCTCCTGGGGCAGAAGCTGAAGCGCATGAAGGTGGAGCTGCTGTGCCCGGAGGAGAACGACCTGAAGCCCGAGGAGATCCCGCAGGGGCCCATCACTGGCGTGAAACCGCCAGACGCCACCACCAGCTGCCGCACCTACATGTTCCccaagcccctgctggactgcaggAACCAAG ATCTGAAGAATGTTCCAGCTGACCTCCCCTCTGACATAGTCAAGATGGACCTCTCCAAAAACAGCATCAAACAGCTCAGAGCCAAAGAGTTTGTGGCCGCCAAGGACCTGAAGTTACTGAACCTCAGCAGCAACAACCTTGACCGTATTGATACAG CTGCGTTTTCTGGCCTCCTGTACCTCAGAGAGCTGGACCTCTCCAACAACAGCCTGCGTTTCTTCCAGTACGGGGTCCTGGAAGACCTGTACTTCATCAGGAAGCTGGAGCTGGGAGACAACCCCTGGATATGTGACTACAACATCCACTACCTGATCTACTGGCTCAAGCACCACACCAACGTGGAGTACTCAGGGCTCAAGTGCAGCTCCCCACCCAAGTACAGTGGCTGGCAGGTTGAGGAGTACGTCAAGACCTACAACGCAGAGTGTCCCGAAGACCTACTACTGGGTTACTCGGAAAACGGCCAGGAGCTCGCTGTCGAaaccgaggaggaggagatggaacTCCCCCGACCGCTAACAACCTTTAAGAAATTCGAAATCACAAG cagggTAGCCTAG
- the lrrc17 gene encoding leucine-rich repeat-containing protein 17 isoform X2: MRVIALMVLLALGSAEPRKARPEGRRGRGRGSRRAGTVKRFAGECKEYTEAGDKYLDCQDKELTAVITGWPEDTVHLLLARNKMQVLRADTFAHFRGLKSLDLQQNQIDKIEEGAFNGLSKLTTLLLQHNRLQVLTEEVLIPLPRLKHLRLYDNPWSCHCHLDSLVRHLQVPGNRNLGNYAKCAEPVNLLGQKLKRMKVELLCPEENDLKPEEIPQGPITGVKPPDATTSCRTYMFPKPLLDCRNQDLKNVPADLPSDIVKMDLSKNSIKQLRAKEFVAAKDLKLLNLSSNNLDRIDTAAFSGLLYLRELDLSNNSLRFFQYGVLEDLYFIRKLELGDNPWICDYNIHYLIYWLKHHTNVEYSGLKCSSPPKYSGWQVEEYVKTYNAECPEDLLLGYSENGQELAVETEEEEMELPRPLTTFKKFEITRLS, translated from the exons ATGCGGGTGATCGCTCTGATGGTCCTCCTGGCCCTCGGTTCGGCCGAGCCCCGGAAGGCCAGGCCCGAGGGCaggcggggccgggggaggggtAGCAGGAGGGCGGGCACCGTCAAGCGCTTCGCCGGCGAGTGCAAGGAGTATACCGAGGCGGGGGACAAGTACCTGGACTGCCAGGACAAAGAGCTGACCGCTGTGATCACGGGCTGGCCGGAGGACACCGTGCACCTGCTGCTGGCCCGGAACAAGATGCAGGTGCTGCGGGCCGACACCTTCGCCCACTTCAGGGGCCTCAAGAGCCTGGACCTGCAGCAGAACCAGATCGACAAGATCGAGGAGGGCGCCTTCAACGGCCTCAGCAAACTGAccaccctgctgctgcagcacAACCGCCTGCAGGTGCTGACCGAGGAGGTCCTCATCCCGCTGCCGCGCCTGAAGCACCTGCGCCTGTACGACAACCCCTGGAGCTGCCACTGCCACCTCGACAGCCTGGTGCGCCACCTGCAGGTGCCGGGCAACCGCAACCTGGGCAACTACGCCAAGTGCGCCGAGCCCGTCAACCTCCTGGGGCAGAAGCTGAAGCGCATGAAGGTGGAGCTGCTGTGCCCGGAGGAGAACGACCTGAAGCCCGAGGAGATCCCGCAGGGGCCCATCACTGGCGTGAAACCGCCAGACGCCACCACCAGCTGCCGCACCTACATGTTCCccaagcccctgctggactgcaggAACCAAG ATCTGAAGAATGTTCCAGCTGACCTCCCCTCTGACATAGTCAAGATGGACCTCTCCAAAAACAGCATCAAACAGCTCAGAGCCAAAGAGTTTGTGGCCGCCAAGGACCTGAAGTTACTGAACCTCAGCAGCAACAACCTTGACCGTATTGATACAG CTGCGTTTTCTGGCCTCCTGTACCTCAGAGAGCTGGACCTCTCCAACAACAGCCTGCGTTTCTTCCAGTACGGGGTCCTGGAAGACCTGTACTTCATCAGGAAGCTGGAGCTGGGAGACAACCCCTGGATATGTGACTACAACATCCACTACCTGATCTACTGGCTCAAGCACCACACCAACGTGGAGTACTCAGGGCTCAAGTGCAGCTCCCCACCCAAGTACAGTGGCTGGCAGGTTGAGGAGTACGTCAAGACCTACAACGCAGAGTGTCCCGAAGACCTACTACTGGGTTACTCGGAAAACGGCCAGGAGCTCGCTGTCGAaaccgaggaggaggagatggaacTCCCCCGACCGCTAACAACCTTTAAGAAATTCGAAATCACAAGGttgagttaa
- the armc10 gene encoding armadillo repeat-containing protein 10, translating into MGDDDSIMSRLFNTKALLGIVVGAGASYGIYKLVASGKSDANNVKKSKNGTSDSGPERGASSGVILQPGTLLAKVSGLNLLHQSETRAANMPSREVLSQSPGTLQPHHMEMLLTLLETNPNPSDRIQVLVTLGNAAAFSVNQEIICELGGLHKIASLLSDPVPDTRAHCLNALNNLSMNVRNQEQLKVYVPQVLELIEMSPVNSDLQLASLRLLTNMSVTNNHQHLMKNSITLFLSLLVVSNEEMQIQVLKVLVNLSANPDMMEDIVQAQAPASLVVLVDGCTHAPVLLRLLAFVANLRTWTPSAQVADALRRSKDSLYCVLLAPPSQLHHRLPLLLAHPDDQVRTQAARLLA; encoded by the exons ATGGGAGATGATGACAGTATCATGTCCCGGCTGTTTAATACGAAGGCTCTGTTAGGGATAGTTGTTGGAGCTGGGGCTTCCTATGGCATATATAAACTTGTGGCGAGTGGGAAGAGTGATGCTAATAATGTCAAGAAATCCAAAAACGGGACGAGTGATAGTGGTCCCGAAAGGGGGGCTTCCAGCGGAGTGATTCTGCAGCCGGGGACTCTGCTGGCCAAGGTTTCTGGGCTAAATCTACTTCATCAGAGCGAGACTCGGGCCGCGAATATGCCATCAA GAGAGGTTTTATCTCAGTCTCCTGGAACCCTGCAACCGCATCACATGGAGATGCTCCTTACACTGCTGGAGACCAATCCCAACCCTTCTGACAGAATTCAAGTCTTGGTTACGCTAGGCAACGCTGCTGCCTTCTCCGTCAATCAG GAGATTATTTGTGAATTGGGTGGCCTTCACAAGATTGCCAGTCTGCTGTCAGATCCTGTGCCCGATACCAGAGCGCACTGTTTGAATGCTCTGAATAATTTGAGCATGAATGTTCGGAACCAAGAGCAATTGAAG GTTTATGTGCCACAGGTTTTGGAGTTGATAGAAATGTCACCAGTGAACTCTGACCTCCAGCTGGCTTCTCTAAGACTGCTGACCAATATGTCTGTCACCAATAACCACCAACACCTGATGAAGAATTCTATTACACTATTTTTGTCTCTGCTGGTTGTAAGCAATGAAGAAATGCAG ATTCAGGTTTTGAAGGTCCTTGTGAATTTGTCTGCCAATCCAGACATGATGGAGGACATTGTTCAAGCCCAG GCGCCGGCGTCCCTCGTCGTGCTGGTCGACGGCTGCACACACGCGCCGGTGCTCCTGCGGCTGCTGGCCTTCGTGGCGAACCTGCGCACCTGGACGCCGTCCGCACAGGTGGCCGACGCCCTGCGGCGCAGCAAGGACTCGCTGTACTGCGTGCTGCTGGCCCCGCCCTcccagctccaccacagactgCCACTGCTGCTGGCGCACCCCGACGACCAGGTCAGGACCCAGGCGGCCCGCCTCCTCGCCTAG